A portion of the Heliangelus exortis chromosome 28, bHelExo1.hap1, whole genome shotgun sequence genome contains these proteins:
- the PWWP3A gene encoding PWWP domain-containing DNA repair factor 3A isoform X2, with protein sequence MTDQEYVLCSWKERLWPAKVLCKTGAAGKTSVTNLKETSLEVEILGLKEQVRVSCAGAFPLQEERIETIAAKLDQRENPSEVVEDLKYRQALKLALDILNQNDSGRQEPGGEGGGGEGGAAPPGGSSSGSASSPPSARCQLLLSSEELGPEASEKKSNQETNPRLKAESPKSGTNPPEGGSGGSCEVSGPECQNPNIPESEPRQRERKIKPRSLPKSRRGNKTSSRSRKGKNKQGRKKPGGAGAPEAGGNGDWGKGLEGEGGSMTKQSHGIPEPGSLKRMNGEQENSTTGLSLRKRKRGNCPKSSSDPSSPGLGVEMSPAQPAEEEEENPSPVVLSKVKQFQLPDFEEDEGLEPSDLASKITSSEGLSCLSPLVDEEEEEEEELPSILSLQEPQSIEEGNLAWCKLGRYPYWPAVVKKVKRKHRRACVLLIEGNASGKKKGFSVSLKNLKHFDCEEKQELIDRAREQYRQEIEWCIRLISDYRIRVGCHSFTGSFLEYFAADISYPVRKEGYQGPAQMTFPRAAEEVQEEPPEASPQKPSKKLLPDRTRAARDRANKKIVEFIVKTKGAEEHLLAILTSRKQSRWLKGFQKSRKYMACVETYLEDEEQLDLVVNYLTEVYQEMDTKSLHPINGDGIRFISDVLLPEAIIYAISAVDDIDYEQAEEKYMKGPSVSNREREIFDEEILERKKQKKEAESADSS encoded by the exons ATGACAGATCAAGAGTatgtgctctgctcctggaaGGAACGTTTGTGGCCAGCAAAG GTTTTGTGCAaaactggagctgctgggaaaacATCTGTAACAAACCTGAAGGAGACTTCTCTTGAAGTTGAAATCCTTGGCTTGAAGGAACA GGTCAGGgtgagctgtgctggagctttCCCTCTGCAGGAGGAACGGATCGAAACCATCGCAGCCAAGCtgg atcaAAGGGAGAACCCAAGTGAGGTGGTGGAAGACCTGAAATACAGGCAGGCTCTGAAACTGGCCCTGGATATTTTGAATCAAAACGACTCAGGCAGACAGGAacctggaggagaaggaggaggaggagaaggaggagcagctcctcctgggggGAGCAGTTCAGGCTCTGCCTCATCTCCCCCCTCAGCTCGGTGCCAGTTGCTTCTCTCCAGTGAGGAGTTGGGACCTGAGGcttctgagaagaaaagcaacCAAGAAACCAACCCCAGGCTGAAGGCTGAGAGCCCAAAAAGTGGGACCAACCCTCCTGAAGGTGGCTCTGGGGGCTCCTGTGAGGTGTCAGGCCCAGAGTGTCAAAATCCCAACATCCCAGAGTCAGAGCCAcgacagagagagagaaaaatcaagcCCAGGTCGTTGCCAAAATCCAGACGTGGAAACAAAACCTCCTCAAGGtccaggaaggggaaaaataaacagggGAGAAAGAAACCAGGAGGTGCAGGAGCACCTGAGGCAGGTGGGAATG GTGACTGGGGAAAAGGCCTGGAGGGTGAGGGTGGAAGCATGACAAAGCAATCCCATGGAATTCCAGAGCCAGGGAGTTTAAAAAGGATGAATGGAGAGCAGGAGAACAGCACAACGGGGCTCTCCCTCAGGAAAAGGAAACGTGGGAACTGCCCCAAATCTTCATCTGATCCttccagcccagggctgggtgtgGAGATGTCTCCTGCTCagccagcagaggaggaagaggagaaccCTTCCCCCGTGGTCCTCAGCAAAGTGAAGCAGTTCCAGCTGCCAGACTTTGAGGAGGATGAAG gACTGGAACCATCTGACCTGGCTTCAAAGATCACTTCCTCAGAGGGCCTCTCTTGCCTCTCACCTCTGGTggatgaagaagaggaggaggaggaggagcttCCCAGTATTTTATCACTCCAGG AACCTCAATCAATTGAAGAAGGGAATTTGGCCTGGTGCAAGCTGGGGAGGTATCCCTACTGGCCAGCTGTG GTCAAAAAGGTGAAGAGGAAGCACAGGAGGGCGTGTGTGCTGCTGATAGAAGGGAATGCAAGTGGCAAGAAAAAAGG tttttctgtatctctgaagaacctgaagCATTTTGATTGCGAAGAAAAGCAGGAGCTCATA GACAGAGCCAGGGAGCAATATCGCCAGGAAATCGAGTGGTGCATCAGGCTGATCTCTGACTACAGGATCAGAGTGG GTTGTCATTCCTTCACGGGCTCCTTCCTGGAATATTTTGCTGCGGATATCA GCTACCCAGTTAGAAAGGAAGGTTACCAAGGGCCAGCCCAAATGACCtttcccagggcagcagaggaagTTCAGGAAGAGCCTCCAGAAGCTTCACCTCAGAAGCCCTCCAAGAAACTCCTTCCTGACAGAACCAGGGCAGCCCGGGACAGAGCCAATAAAAAGATTGTGGAGTTTATTGTGAAGACCAAAGGGGCTGAAGAGCATCTTCTGGCAATCCTGACAAGCAGGAAACAATCTCGTTGGCTGAAGGGGTTCCAGAAGTCAAGGAAATACATGGCCTGTGTTGAAACCTACctggaggatgaggagcagctggaccTGGTTGTGAACTACTTGACAGAGGTGTATCAGGAGATGGACACCAAGAGCCTGCACCCAATAAATGGAGATGGAATCAGATTTATTTCAGATGTCCTCCTGCCTGAG
- the LOC139787981 gene encoding calcium/calmodulin-dependent protein kinase type IV-like: MPSSSTGTEYWIDGSRREAALEDFYIVGPELGRGATSVVFSCQEKGTGTPYAAKILKKTIDKKIVRTEIGVLLRLSHPNIIKLKEIFETPSEIVLVLELVTGGELFDRIVERGFYSERDAAHVVKQILEAVWYLHKNGVVHRDLKPENLLYADLSPDAPLKIGDFGLSKIVDDQDTMKTVCGTPGYCAPEILQGGPYGPEVDMWSVGVITYILLCGFEPFFDPRGDQYMYGRILTCDYEFVSPWWDEVSLNAKDLVRKLIVLDPQKRLTVQQALEHPWVTGKAAKFAHMDSTQKKLQEFNARRKLKAAMKAVVASSRLGNHGHHDCSRSGRSRGGGGPKGRRDPRPRSHHHGHHRGPGGFSQRRLCRVQGAHGEPGPGPSRGRCRDLSVLSRLGGRVLTSHADVIDADVTSPLPGLQSRSRRAARWP; this comes from the exons ATGCCCTCCTCCAGCACCGGCACCGAGTATTGGATCGACGGCTCCCGCCGGGAGGCAGCCCTGGAGGATTTCTACATCGTGGGCCCGGAGCTGGGACG gGGAGCCACCTCGGTGGTGTTCAGCTGCCAGGAGAAGGGCACAGGCACTCCCTATGCTGCCAAGATCCTGAAGAAGACA ATTGACAAAAAAATCGTGAGGACGGAGATCGGGGTCCTGCTGAGGCTCTCGCACCCCAACATC ATCAAGCTGAAGGAGATCTTTGAGACACCCTCCGAGATCGTCCTCGTCCTGGAGCTGGTGACAGGAGGGGAGCTCTTTGACAG GATCGTGGAGAGGGGATTCTACAGCGAGCGGGATGCGGCCCACGTGGTGAAGCAGATCCTGGAAGCTGTTTGG TATCTGCACAAAAATGGAGTTGTCCACCGGGACCTGAAGCCTGAGAACCTGCTCTATGCAGACCTCTCCCCTGATGCTCCCCTTAAAATCG GTGACTTCGGGCTCTCCAAGATCGTGGACGACCAGGACACCATGAAAACCGTCTGTGGGACCCCGGGGTACTGCG CCCCTGAAATCCTCCAGGGGGGTCCGTACGGCCCCGAGGTTGACATGTGGTCCGTGGGGGTCATCACTTACATCCT gcTCTGCGGTTTCGAGCCTTTCTTCGACCCCCGGGGGGATCAGTACATGTACGGCCGCATCCTCACCTGCGACTACGAGTTTGTGTCCCCCTGGTGGGACGAGGTTTCCCTCAACGCCAAGGACCTG GTGAGAAAGCTGATTGTGCTGGACCCCCAGAAGAGACTGACGGTCCAGCAGGCGCTGGAGCACCCCTGGGTCACCGGGAAAGCTGCCAAGTTCGCCCACATGGACAGCACGCAGAAAAAACTGCAGGAATTTAACGCCAGGAGGAAGCTGAAG GCTGCCATGAAAGCCGTGGTGGCTTCCAGCCGCTTGGGCAACCACGGCCACCACGACTGCTCCCGCAGTGGCCgcagccgggggggggggggtcccaagGGGCGCAGGGACCCCCGGCCCCGAAGCCACCACCACGGCCACCACCGAGGACCTGGAGGCTTTTCCCAGCGACGTCTCTGCCGTGTCCAAGGTGCCCACGGAGA GCCCGGGCCGGGGCCCTCTCGGGGCCGTTGTCGCGACCTCTCGGTGCTCTCGCGGCTTGGAGGCCGCGTCCTGACGTCACACGCTGACGTCATAGACGCTGACGTCACCTCCCCGTTGCCAGGGTTACAGAGCCGCTCCCGCCGCGCCGCTCGCTGGCCGTGA
- the PWWP3A gene encoding PWWP domain-containing DNA repair factor 3A isoform X1, which produces MTDQEYVLCSWKERLWPAKVLCKTGAAGKTSVTNLKETSLEVEILGLKEQVRVSCAGAFPLQEERIETIAAKLDQRENPSEVVEDLKYRQALKLALDILNQNDSGRQEPGGEGGGGEGGAAPPGGSSSGSASSPPSARCQLLLSSEELGPEASEKKSNQETNPRLKAESPKSGTNPPEGGSGGSCEVSGPECQNPNIPESEPRQRERKIKPRSLPKSRRGNKTSSRSRKGKNKQGRKKPGGAGAPEAGGNGDWGKGLEGEGGSMTKQSHGIPEPGSLKRMNGEQENSTTGLSLRKRKRGNCPKSSSDPSSPGLGVEMSPAQPAEEEEENPSPVVLSKVKQFQLPDFEEDEAGLEPSDLASKITSSEGLSCLSPLVDEEEEEEEELPSILSLQEPQSIEEGNLAWCKLGRYPYWPAVVKKVKRKHRRACVLLIEGNASGKKKGFSVSLKNLKHFDCEEKQELIDRAREQYRQEIEWCIRLISDYRIRVGCHSFTGSFLEYFAADISYPVRKEGYQGPAQMTFPRAAEEVQEEPPEASPQKPSKKLLPDRTRAARDRANKKIVEFIVKTKGAEEHLLAILTSRKQSRWLKGFQKSRKYMACVETYLEDEEQLDLVVNYLTEVYQEMDTKSLHPINGDGIRFISDVLLPEAIIYAISAVDDIDYEQAEEKYMKGPSVSNREREIFDEEILERKKQKKEAESADSS; this is translated from the exons ATGACAGATCAAGAGTatgtgctctgctcctggaaGGAACGTTTGTGGCCAGCAAAG GTTTTGTGCAaaactggagctgctgggaaaacATCTGTAACAAACCTGAAGGAGACTTCTCTTGAAGTTGAAATCCTTGGCTTGAAGGAACA GGTCAGGgtgagctgtgctggagctttCCCTCTGCAGGAGGAACGGATCGAAACCATCGCAGCCAAGCtgg atcaAAGGGAGAACCCAAGTGAGGTGGTGGAAGACCTGAAATACAGGCAGGCTCTGAAACTGGCCCTGGATATTTTGAATCAAAACGACTCAGGCAGACAGGAacctggaggagaaggaggaggaggagaaggaggagcagctcctcctgggggGAGCAGTTCAGGCTCTGCCTCATCTCCCCCCTCAGCTCGGTGCCAGTTGCTTCTCTCCAGTGAGGAGTTGGGACCTGAGGcttctgagaagaaaagcaacCAAGAAACCAACCCCAGGCTGAAGGCTGAGAGCCCAAAAAGTGGGACCAACCCTCCTGAAGGTGGCTCTGGGGGCTCCTGTGAGGTGTCAGGCCCAGAGTGTCAAAATCCCAACATCCCAGAGTCAGAGCCAcgacagagagagagaaaaatcaagcCCAGGTCGTTGCCAAAATCCAGACGTGGAAACAAAACCTCCTCAAGGtccaggaaggggaaaaataaacagggGAGAAAGAAACCAGGAGGTGCAGGAGCACCTGAGGCAGGTGGGAATG GTGACTGGGGAAAAGGCCTGGAGGGTGAGGGTGGAAGCATGACAAAGCAATCCCATGGAATTCCAGAGCCAGGGAGTTTAAAAAGGATGAATGGAGAGCAGGAGAACAGCACAACGGGGCTCTCCCTCAGGAAAAGGAAACGTGGGAACTGCCCCAAATCTTCATCTGATCCttccagcccagggctgggtgtgGAGATGTCTCCTGCTCagccagcagaggaggaagaggagaaccCTTCCCCCGTGGTCCTCAGCAAAGTGAAGCAGTTCCAGCTGCCAGACTTTGAGGAGGATGAAG caggACTGGAACCATCTGACCTGGCTTCAAAGATCACTTCCTCAGAGGGCCTCTCTTGCCTCTCACCTCTGGTggatgaagaagaggaggaggaggaggagcttCCCAGTATTTTATCACTCCAGG AACCTCAATCAATTGAAGAAGGGAATTTGGCCTGGTGCAAGCTGGGGAGGTATCCCTACTGGCCAGCTGTG GTCAAAAAGGTGAAGAGGAAGCACAGGAGGGCGTGTGTGCTGCTGATAGAAGGGAATGCAAGTGGCAAGAAAAAAGG tttttctgtatctctgaagaacctgaagCATTTTGATTGCGAAGAAAAGCAGGAGCTCATA GACAGAGCCAGGGAGCAATATCGCCAGGAAATCGAGTGGTGCATCAGGCTGATCTCTGACTACAGGATCAGAGTGG GTTGTCATTCCTTCACGGGCTCCTTCCTGGAATATTTTGCTGCGGATATCA GCTACCCAGTTAGAAAGGAAGGTTACCAAGGGCCAGCCCAAATGACCtttcccagggcagcagaggaagTTCAGGAAGAGCCTCCAGAAGCTTCACCTCAGAAGCCCTCCAAGAAACTCCTTCCTGACAGAACCAGGGCAGCCCGGGACAGAGCCAATAAAAAGATTGTGGAGTTTATTGTGAAGACCAAAGGGGCTGAAGAGCATCTTCTGGCAATCCTGACAAGCAGGAAACAATCTCGTTGGCTGAAGGGGTTCCAGAAGTCAAGGAAATACATGGCCTGTGTTGAAACCTACctggaggatgaggagcagctggaccTGGTTGTGAACTACTTGACAGAGGTGTATCAGGAGATGGACACCAAGAGCCTGCACCCAATAAATGGAGATGGAATCAGATTTATTTCAGATGTCCTCCTGCCTGAG
- the PWWP3A gene encoding PWWP domain-containing DNA repair factor 3A isoform X3, which yields MTDQEYVLCSWKERLWPAKVLCKTGAAGKTSVTNLKETSLEVEILGLKEQVRVSCAGAFPLQEERIETIAAKLDQRENPSEVVEDLKYRQALKLALDILNQNDSGRQEPGGEGGGGEGGAAPPGGSSSGSASSPEASEKKSNQETNPRLKAESPKSGTNPPEGGSGGSCEVSGPECQNPNIPESEPRQRERKIKPRSLPKSRRGNKTSSRSRKGKNKQGRKKPGGAGAPEAGGNGDWGKGLEGEGGSMTKQSHGIPEPGSLKRMNGEQENSTTGLSLRKRKRGNCPKSSSDPSSPGLGVEMSPAQPAEEEEENPSPVVLSKVKQFQLPDFEEDEAGLEPSDLASKITSSEGLSCLSPLVDEEEEEEEELPSILSLQEPQSIEEGNLAWCKLGRYPYWPAVVKKVKRKHRRACVLLIEGNASGKKKGFSVSLKNLKHFDCEEKQELIDRAREQYRQEIEWCIRLISDYRIRVGCHSFTGSFLEYFAADISYPVRKEGYQGPAQMTFPRAAEEVQEEPPEASPQKPSKKLLPDRTRAARDRANKKIVEFIVKTKGAEEHLLAILTSRKQSRWLKGFQKSRKYMACVETYLEDEEQLDLVVNYLTEVYQEMDTKSLHPINGDGIRFISDVLLPEAIIYAISAVDDIDYEQAEEKYMKGPSVSNREREIFDEEILERKKQKKEAESADSS from the exons ATGACAGATCAAGAGTatgtgctctgctcctggaaGGAACGTTTGTGGCCAGCAAAG GTTTTGTGCAaaactggagctgctgggaaaacATCTGTAACAAACCTGAAGGAGACTTCTCTTGAAGTTGAAATCCTTGGCTTGAAGGAACA GGTCAGGgtgagctgtgctggagctttCCCTCTGCAGGAGGAACGGATCGAAACCATCGCAGCCAAGCtgg atcaAAGGGAGAACCCAAGTGAGGTGGTGGAAGACCTGAAATACAGGCAGGCTCTGAAACTGGCCCTGGATATTTTGAATCAAAACGACTCAGGCAGACAGGAacctggaggagaaggaggaggaggagaaggaggagcagctcctcctgggggGAGCAGTTCAGGCTCTGCCTCATCTCC TGAGGcttctgagaagaaaagcaacCAAGAAACCAACCCCAGGCTGAAGGCTGAGAGCCCAAAAAGTGGGACCAACCCTCCTGAAGGTGGCTCTGGGGGCTCCTGTGAGGTGTCAGGCCCAGAGTGTCAAAATCCCAACATCCCAGAGTCAGAGCCAcgacagagagagagaaaaatcaagcCCAGGTCGTTGCCAAAATCCAGACGTGGAAACAAAACCTCCTCAAGGtccaggaaggggaaaaataaacagggGAGAAAGAAACCAGGAGGTGCAGGAGCACCTGAGGCAGGTGGGAATG GTGACTGGGGAAAAGGCCTGGAGGGTGAGGGTGGAAGCATGACAAAGCAATCCCATGGAATTCCAGAGCCAGGGAGTTTAAAAAGGATGAATGGAGAGCAGGAGAACAGCACAACGGGGCTCTCCCTCAGGAAAAGGAAACGTGGGAACTGCCCCAAATCTTCATCTGATCCttccagcccagggctgggtgtgGAGATGTCTCCTGCTCagccagcagaggaggaagaggagaaccCTTCCCCCGTGGTCCTCAGCAAAGTGAAGCAGTTCCAGCTGCCAGACTTTGAGGAGGATGAAG caggACTGGAACCATCTGACCTGGCTTCAAAGATCACTTCCTCAGAGGGCCTCTCTTGCCTCTCACCTCTGGTggatgaagaagaggaggaggaggaggagcttCCCAGTATTTTATCACTCCAGG AACCTCAATCAATTGAAGAAGGGAATTTGGCCTGGTGCAAGCTGGGGAGGTATCCCTACTGGCCAGCTGTG GTCAAAAAGGTGAAGAGGAAGCACAGGAGGGCGTGTGTGCTGCTGATAGAAGGGAATGCAAGTGGCAAGAAAAAAGG tttttctgtatctctgaagaacctgaagCATTTTGATTGCGAAGAAAAGCAGGAGCTCATA GACAGAGCCAGGGAGCAATATCGCCAGGAAATCGAGTGGTGCATCAGGCTGATCTCTGACTACAGGATCAGAGTGG GTTGTCATTCCTTCACGGGCTCCTTCCTGGAATATTTTGCTGCGGATATCA GCTACCCAGTTAGAAAGGAAGGTTACCAAGGGCCAGCCCAAATGACCtttcccagggcagcagaggaagTTCAGGAAGAGCCTCCAGAAGCTTCACCTCAGAAGCCCTCCAAGAAACTCCTTCCTGACAGAACCAGGGCAGCCCGGGACAGAGCCAATAAAAAGATTGTGGAGTTTATTGTGAAGACCAAAGGGGCTGAAGAGCATCTTCTGGCAATCCTGACAAGCAGGAAACAATCTCGTTGGCTGAAGGGGTTCCAGAAGTCAAGGAAATACATGGCCTGTGTTGAAACCTACctggaggatgaggagcagctggaccTGGTTGTGAACTACTTGACAGAGGTGTATCAGGAGATGGACACCAAGAGCCTGCACCCAATAAATGGAGATGGAATCAGATTTATTTCAGATGTCCTCCTGCCTGAG